A region from the Thauera humireducens genome encodes:
- a CDS encoding oligosaccharide flippase family protein, whose amino-acid sequence MGTRRALGVTSASQLISFALNLLNVIVVARLLTPSEIGVFSVAVSFQAIVHVFREFGVNQYLVQATSVAEDDFRAAFTLTLMFSWTVALFLFVGSGPLSVFYNHDGVATVLALLAVNFLLMPFGTPSLGMLVRELRFERLAAIRIANLSTATIVTITAAWLGQSYLSMVWGAIAGQIANLVAVSIARPQGILMLPTLKGVRSIFRFGSISSAATLIQELGRSAPDLILGRTLGFSAVAYYSRAAGLRDMLLGQLVAVVNGVHFPTFAQAIRDGADPAELYTRATTYLIGVTIPFLALLALLAEPLILFFFGDQWLVSAPLAALLCLFAIFTAPYALARLSLIASGQVSSVLYLECVVQAIRIAVLLTSIWLPLERVVPLLGIVAAIEAAAYQYGLRRYLGVGFAQLWKSIATASVLSFLTLLGPGLLWLSPIADADSMSMRFSLLALSGLTALGAWVAGLFLLKHPLREELVNVISTAVRFVRR is encoded by the coding sequence ATGGGAACACGCAGGGCCCTTGGCGTCACATCCGCGTCACAACTCATCTCGTTTGCACTGAACCTGCTCAATGTCATCGTCGTGGCACGACTGCTTACGCCGTCCGAGATCGGCGTGTTTTCCGTCGCTGTCTCGTTCCAGGCAATCGTCCATGTGTTCAGGGAGTTCGGCGTCAACCAGTATCTCGTACAGGCCACGTCTGTTGCCGAGGATGACTTCCGGGCTGCCTTTACGCTGACGTTGATGTTCTCGTGGACAGTCGCGCTGTTCTTGTTCGTAGGCTCAGGTCCTCTTTCCGTGTTCTACAACCACGACGGCGTGGCAACAGTGCTTGCACTGCTTGCCGTCAACTTCTTGCTCATGCCTTTTGGCACGCCTTCGCTAGGAATGTTGGTCCGGGAGTTGCGTTTCGAACGCCTTGCAGCAATCCGCATCGCCAATCTCTCCACGGCCACGATCGTGACAATCACTGCAGCATGGCTCGGGCAGAGCTATCTGAGCATGGTTTGGGGTGCAATCGCCGGGCAAATTGCCAATCTCGTGGCCGTATCGATCGCCCGTCCCCAAGGGATCCTGATGTTGCCGACGCTCAAGGGCGTGCGCTCCATCTTCCGTTTCGGCTCAATTTCGAGTGCGGCGACACTGATTCAGGAACTCGGGCGTAGCGCCCCCGACTTGATCCTGGGGCGGACGCTAGGCTTTTCAGCGGTGGCCTACTACAGCCGGGCGGCCGGTTTGCGTGACATGCTGCTTGGGCAACTCGTTGCCGTGGTGAACGGGGTGCATTTTCCAACCTTTGCCCAGGCAATCCGAGATGGCGCCGATCCTGCAGAGCTTTACACACGGGCAACGACCTACCTGATAGGGGTCACAATCCCATTTCTGGCCCTGCTTGCTCTTCTGGCAGAACCGCTGATCCTCTTTTTCTTCGGCGATCAGTGGCTGGTATCCGCACCACTGGCAGCGCTACTGTGCCTCTTCGCGATATTCACGGCGCCCTACGCGCTTGCAAGGCTTTCGCTTATCGCGAGCGGCCAAGTATCCAGTGTCCTGTACCTGGAGTGTGTCGTGCAGGCAATCCGCATTGCGGTCCTGCTCACCTCAATCTGGCTGCCGCTCGAACGCGTGGTCCCGCTTCTCGGGATCGTCGCTGCGATCGAAGCCGCCGCCTACCAGTACGGGTTGCGACGATACCTCGGCGTCGGCTTCGCACAGTTGTGGAAGAGCATCGCCACCGCATCCGTGCTCTCTTTTCTCACGCTCCTTGGTCCAGGCCTTCTGTGGCTGTCGCCGATTGCAGATGCCGACTCAATGTCCATGAGGTTCTCCCTTCTTGCCCTGTCGGGCCTAACAGCCCTTGGAGCTTGGGTTGCCGGACTATTCCTGCTGAAACACCCGTTGCGCGAGGAACTCGTCAACGTGATCAGCACGGCTGTTCGTTTCGTGAGGCGCTAA
- a CDS encoding polysaccharide deacetylase family protein produces MISPLGLRVPKLVLSALSPGGQRGRLSILIFHRVLPTPDPLFPDEVDAARFDELLTWLRHWMNVLPLDEAVRRLKAGSLPPRAAAITFDDGYADNRTIAMPLLQKHKLSAAFFISTGFLDGGRMWNDTIIESVRGTKLDSLACKTAGISPLALGTTEQKRSALTTLINGIKHLPSTQRAEAVAEVAESSAAMLPNDLMMSSAQVRELRDGGMVVGAHTVSHPILARLEFVRAQEEVATSKHVLEALLGEKLGLFAYPNGKLDADYCGEHVGLVKSLGFEAAVSTNWGAAGAGCDLFQLPRFTPWDKDAGRFGLRLASNLRRRYPGA; encoded by the coding sequence GTGATCAGCCCCCTTGGTTTGCGTGTCCCGAAACTGGTGCTGTCTGCGCTCTCGCCCGGCGGGCAGCGTGGCCGGCTGTCGATCCTGATCTTCCATCGGGTACTGCCCACGCCGGACCCCTTGTTCCCAGACGAGGTCGATGCCGCGCGCTTTGATGAGTTGCTGACCTGGCTGCGTCACTGGATGAACGTCTTGCCGCTCGACGAGGCGGTGCGGAGGCTCAAGGCGGGCAGCTTGCCGCCCAGGGCTGCGGCGATCACCTTTGATGATGGTTACGCCGATAACAGAACGATTGCCATGCCCTTGCTGCAGAAGCACAAGTTGTCGGCGGCGTTTTTCATCTCAACCGGTTTTCTCGATGGCGGTCGTATGTGGAACGATACGATCATCGAGTCGGTGCGGGGCACGAAGCTGGATAGTTTGGCTTGCAAGACTGCGGGGATCTCCCCGCTTGCCTTGGGAACGACAGAACAGAAAAGAAGCGCGCTGACCACACTGATCAACGGGATCAAGCATCTCCCCTCCACTCAGCGGGCAGAGGCTGTTGCTGAAGTGGCAGAGTCTTCTGCTGCAATGCTGCCAAACGATTTGATGATGAGTTCTGCCCAGGTGCGCGAACTGCGAGACGGTGGCATGGTGGTGGGCGCCCACACCGTCAGCCACCCGATTTTGGCCCGGCTGGAATTCGTACGTGCGCAGGAGGAGGTCGCAACCAGCAAGCATGTCCTCGAGGCGCTGTTGGGCGAAAAGCTAGGCTTGTTTGCCTATCCCAACGGAAAGCTCGACGCAGATTACTGCGGTGAGCATGTCGGGCTTGTGAAATCTCTCGGTTTCGAGGCGGCCGTATCCACAAACTGGGGAGCGGCCGGCGCTGGTTGTGATTTATTTCAGTTGCCGCGTTTTACGCCATGGGATAAGGATGCCGGCCGATTCGGCCTGCGCCTTGCTTCAAACCTGCGGCGTCGATACCCCGGAGCATGA
- a CDS encoding putative O-glycosylation ligase, exosortase A system-associated, with protein sequence MRDLLIVSIVGVMAAMALKRPWIGVMLWTWLSIMSPHRYAWGFAYSAPLAAVAAAVTLLGLFLTRERQSPFQGPPMVWFLLLTLAITFSWLLGMDPAGDYEQWNKVMKIYFMTFVAAALLFSKHHIIAFAWVSAGSLAVLGVKGGVFTILTGGNYRTWGPTGSFIQDNNEFALALIMAIPLLHFLQLQVRKAWVRHGISAAMLLCAASALGSHSRGALLAIAAMGAMFWWRSKKKGPIALMIGVVVLALLPMMPEHWWSRMDTIRTYEEDASAMGRINAWIVAFEVAKHHFFGAGMSYQHEILFMLYGVYDQKTLAAHSIYFQILGNHGFIGLFLYLAMWVSAYRMAGWLNRNARDNPESRWAADLGAMAQVCFVGFAVGGAFLSLSYFDLPYNVMVMVVLAKRWVVTRAWEREAPVSFLEYAGLRRSKHQQGGPSAVPTPQGSNRTMPVKT encoded by the coding sequence ATGCGTGACTTGCTGATTGTCTCGATCGTGGGCGTGATGGCGGCGATGGCGCTCAAGCGCCCCTGGATCGGCGTAATGCTCTGGACCTGGCTCAGCATTATGAGTCCGCACCGTTATGCATGGGGCTTCGCCTATTCGGCGCCGCTCGCAGCGGTCGCGGCCGCAGTAACCCTGCTTGGCCTGTTCCTTACGCGGGAACGGCAAAGCCCCTTCCAGGGGCCGCCCATGGTGTGGTTCCTGCTGCTCACATTGGCCATAACGTTTTCCTGGCTTTTGGGCATGGATCCCGCTGGCGATTACGAGCAGTGGAACAAGGTGATGAAGATCTACTTCATGACCTTTGTGGCGGCTGCACTGCTGTTCTCCAAGCACCACATCATTGCGTTTGCCTGGGTCTCGGCGGGCTCCCTGGCTGTGCTTGGGGTCAAGGGCGGGGTCTTCACGATCCTGACCGGGGGCAATTATCGGACCTGGGGCCCGACCGGGTCCTTCATCCAGGACAACAATGAGTTTGCGCTTGCCCTGATCATGGCTATCCCGTTGCTGCACTTCTTGCAACTTCAGGTCAGGAAGGCTTGGGTCCGCCATGGCATATCCGCCGCCATGCTGCTTTGCGCCGCGTCGGCGTTGGGTTCCCACTCCCGTGGCGCGTTGTTGGCCATTGCCGCCATGGGCGCCATGTTCTGGTGGCGCAGCAAGAAGAAGGGCCCGATTGCACTGATGATCGGCGTGGTGGTACTTGCACTGCTGCCGATGATGCCCGAGCACTGGTGGAGTCGGATGGATACGATCAGGACTTACGAGGAAGACGCGTCCGCCATGGGGCGCATCAATGCCTGGATCGTGGCCTTCGAGGTAGCCAAGCATCATTTTTTCGGTGCCGGCATGAGTTACCAGCATGAGATCCTTTTCATGCTGTACGGGGTTTACGATCAGAAAACGCTTGCCGCTCACAGCATCTACTTCCAGATCCTCGGCAACCACGGCTTCATCGGGTTGTTTCTCTATCTGGCGATGTGGGTGTCCGCCTACCGCATGGCTGGCTGGCTCAACAGGAATGCCCGCGACAACCCGGAGAGTCGCTGGGCCGCCGATCTGGGCGCGATGGCGCAGGTATGTTTTGTGGGCTTTGCCGTCGGAGGAGCCTTTCTGAGTCTCTCGTATTTTGACCTGCCCTATAACGTGATGGTGATGGTGGTGCTCGCCAAGCGTTGGGTCGTCACCCGCGCCTGGGAGCGAGAGGCGCCGGTGTCTTTCCTAGAATATGCAGGCCTGCGACGTTCCAAGCACCAGCAGGGCGGACCTTCCGCTGTGCCGACTCCCCAAGGGAGTAATCGAACAATGCCGGTGAAAACGTGA
- a CDS encoding phenylacetate--CoA ligase family protein, with product MTDLYTRFVSGVLFPLQERLKKHDTVRVHREMDASQWWPRERIQDLQLQRLKALLNDVAVHVPYYRTLFARIGFDPASVRSVADLQALPFLTKAEIRAHIDALRADNAVGLARFNTGGSSGEPLIFFIGTERVTHDVAAKWRATRWWDVDIGDREIVVWGSPIELGTQDRVRLVRDALMRTELLRAFEMSDDKVDGFIARIRERRPKMLFGYPSAISHIALRAEQRGVRLDDLGIKVVFCTSERLYEHQRETISRLFRCPVANGYGGRDAGFIAHECPSGNMHITAEDIVVEIIDEAGRVLPAGQSGEIVVTHLATRDYPFIRYRTGDIGTLGDEACPCGRGLPILRDIQGRSTDFVVAEDGTVLHGLSLIYILRDIPAVRAFKIVQETRSHTRALIVPELGASTDGLDCAVIDGFRRRLGAGVQVSVEFVESIPAEKSGKFRYVVSHVAVR from the coding sequence GTGACCGACCTCTACACCCGCTTCGTCTCCGGCGTGCTCTTCCCGCTGCAGGAACGCCTCAAGAAGCACGACACCGTGCGCGTTCATCGCGAAATGGACGCCTCGCAGTGGTGGCCGCGCGAGCGCATCCAGGACTTGCAACTCCAGCGTCTCAAGGCACTGCTGAATGACGTGGCCGTGCATGTGCCCTACTACCGCACGCTCTTCGCCCGCATCGGCTTCGACCCCGCCTCCGTGCGCAGCGTGGCCGACCTGCAGGCGCTACCCTTCCTCACCAAGGCCGAGATCCGCGCGCATATCGACGCCTTGCGCGCCGATAACGCGGTGGGTCTGGCCCGCTTCAACACCGGTGGCAGCAGCGGCGAGCCGCTGATCTTCTTCATCGGCACCGAGCGCGTCACCCACGACGTCGCCGCCAAATGGCGCGCCACGCGCTGGTGGGACGTCGACATTGGCGATCGCGAGATCGTGGTGTGGGGCTCGCCGATCGAACTCGGCACGCAAGACCGCGTGCGCCTGGTGCGCGACGCGCTGATGCGTACCGAGCTGCTGCGTGCGTTCGAGATGTCCGACGACAAGGTCGATGGTTTCATCGCCCGCATCCGCGAACGCCGGCCGAAGATGCTGTTCGGCTACCCCTCGGCCATCAGCCACATCGCCCTGCGCGCCGAGCAGCGTGGTGTCCGACTCGACGACCTGGGCATCAAGGTGGTGTTCTGCACGTCTGAACGACTCTACGAGCACCAGCGTGAGACGATCAGCCGGCTCTTCCGCTGCCCGGTTGCCAATGGCTACGGCGGGCGCGACGCCGGCTTCATCGCCCACGAATGCCCCAGCGGCAACATGCACATCACCGCCGAGGATATCGTCGTCGAGATCATCGACGAGGCGGGCAGGGTGCTGCCGGCAGGCCAGTCGGGAGAGATCGTCGTTACCCACCTGGCCACGCGCGACTACCCCTTCATCCGCTACCGCACTGGCGACATCGGCACGCTGGGTGACGAAGCCTGTCCCTGCGGGCGCGGGCTGCCCATTCTCAGGGACATCCAGGGGCGGAGCACGGACTTCGTGGTGGCCGAAGACGGCACGGTGCTGCACGGCCTGTCGCTGATCTACATCCTGCGCGACATCCCCGCGGTGCGTGCCTTCAAGATCGTGCAGGAAACCCGCAGCCACACGCGGGCGTTGATCGTGCCGGAGTTGGGGGCGAGCACCGATGGGCTGGACTGCGCCGTGATTGACGGCTTCCGCCGCAGGCTTGGGGCAGGTGTGCAGGTGTCGGTGGAGTTTGTTGAATCCATCCCGGCCGAGAAGTCCGGGAAGTTCCGCTACGTGGTCAGCCACGTGGCCGTCCGGTAA
- a CDS encoding glycosyltransferase, producing MPEASKRPAVVVLSSLFPSSVQPGAGLFVRERMFRVGRRLPLCVVAPSPWFPLQALLRRWRPHFRPGAPGYEQQQGFDVWYPRFFSVPSALKRLDGLAMAFGAYPRLRALKRMGRLDLIDAHFGYPDGYAAVLLGRWLGVPVTITLRGTELRHAADPVLRPLLLKALLGADRVFAVAGALKQVAVSIGVPAEKVTVVGNGVDTTRFVPLDRADARAALGLPSDVPVLVSVGGLVERKGFHRVIELLPRLRERWPGLIYLVVGGASAEGNNRPQLEQQVAQLGLGDTVRFLGSLPPDALKQPLSAADVFVLSTRNEGWANVFLEAMACGLPVVTTDVGGNREVVDRESLGFVVPFGDAEALETALDRALAAPWDRAAIRHHAEQNAWDGRVDLLCAAFAEMTRSTGATMAEAPQSSKV from the coding sequence ATGCCTGAAGCCAGCAAACGCCCGGCAGTCGTGGTCCTCAGCAGCCTGTTTCCCAGCAGTGTGCAGCCGGGTGCAGGCTTGTTCGTGCGTGAGCGAATGTTCCGCGTCGGCCGGCGCTTGCCGCTGTGTGTCGTTGCTCCTTCGCCGTGGTTTCCCCTTCAGGCCTTGCTGCGCCGCTGGCGGCCGCATTTCCGCCCCGGCGCCCCCGGCTATGAGCAGCAGCAAGGCTTCGACGTCTGGTATCCACGCTTTTTCTCGGTGCCCAGTGCGCTCAAGCGCCTCGATGGCCTGGCCATGGCTTTTGGCGCCTACCCTCGCCTTCGTGCGCTCAAGCGCATGGGGCGGCTTGACCTGATCGACGCCCATTTCGGCTATCCAGATGGTTACGCAGCGGTACTGCTCGGGCGCTGGCTGGGCGTGCCTGTGACGATCACCTTGCGCGGCACCGAGTTGCGTCATGCGGCTGACCCGGTGTTGCGTCCGCTGCTGTTGAAGGCGCTTCTCGGTGCAGATCGAGTTTTCGCGGTGGCCGGTGCGCTCAAACAGGTGGCTGTGTCGATCGGAGTGCCTGCGGAGAAAGTTACCGTGGTCGGTAACGGAGTCGACACCACACGTTTCGTACCCCTTGATCGCGCTGACGCGCGCGCCGCGCTAGGCCTTCCATCGGATGTACCGGTGCTCGTTTCGGTTGGGGGCTTGGTTGAGCGCAAGGGATTTCATCGTGTCATCGAGTTGTTGCCGCGACTACGCGAGCGCTGGCCCGGGCTGATCTACCTGGTCGTGGGCGGCGCAAGCGCAGAAGGCAACAACCGTCCGCAACTAGAGCAGCAGGTGGCGCAACTCGGGTTGGGTGACACTGTGCGTTTTCTTGGCAGCCTCCCGCCGGATGCGCTCAAGCAGCCGTTATCGGCGGCAGACGTGTTCGTCCTCTCGACCCGGAACGAGGGTTGGGCCAATGTCTTCCTCGAGGCCATGGCCTGCGGCCTGCCCGTGGTGACGACCGACGTGGGCGGCAACCGTGAAGTCGTCGACCGCGAAAGCCTGGGCTTTGTCGTACCGTTTGGCGATGCAGAAGCTTTGGAAACTGCATTGGACCGCGCGCTGGCGGCACCCTGGGACCGTGCCGCGATTCGACACCATGCAGAACAGAATGCCTGGGACGGCCGCGTAGATCTCTTGTGCGCGGCTTTTGCCGAGATGACTCGAAGTACGGGCGCGACCATGGCAGAGGCCCCGCAATCCAGCAAAGTGTGA
- a CDS encoding TIGR04063 family PEP-CTERM/XrtA system glycosyltransferase, giving the protein MRILHILDHSIPLHSGYTFRTAAILREQRALGWETVHLTSAKQGQTAADVEDVDGLRFYRCPVPEAGPAGINELRLMRATEARLEQLARELKPDVLHAHSPVLNAIPAIRVGKRLGIPVVYEIRAFWEDAAVDHGTTAEGSLRYRATRAMETWALKRVDHAFTICEGLRADIVARGIPSAKITVIPNAVDIEGFQLSGDPDVELRRQLGLEGCTTIGFVGSFYAYEGLDLLLDAFPALLQKRPDLRLLLVGGGPQEVNLKAQAQQLGIADKIVFTGRVPHSEVSRYYDQIDLLAYPRHSMRLTELVTPLKPLEAMAQGRLFVASDVGGHKELIRDGETGKLFRAGDPDALAGAVGDMLDHREQWPAMRAAGREFVEKVRNWKNSVANYVSVYSRLAGKDSIVDA; this is encoded by the coding sequence ATGCGAATCCTCCACATCCTCGACCACTCCATTCCGCTGCATAGCGGCTACACCTTCCGCACTGCGGCCATCCTGCGTGAGCAGCGGGCGCTGGGATGGGAAACTGTTCACCTGACATCGGCCAAGCAGGGCCAGACGGCGGCTGACGTCGAGGACGTCGACGGCCTGCGTTTCTATCGCTGCCCGGTGCCTGAAGCAGGGCCGGCCGGCATCAACGAATTGCGCCTGATGCGTGCTACTGAAGCGCGGCTGGAGCAACTGGCGCGCGAATTGAAGCCTGACGTCCTGCATGCGCACTCGCCAGTGCTCAATGCCATCCCCGCCATCCGTGTCGGCAAGCGCCTGGGGATTCCCGTGGTGTACGAGATCCGGGCCTTCTGGGAGGATGCCGCTGTTGATCACGGCACCACGGCCGAGGGCAGCCTACGCTACCGCGCCACCCGCGCCATGGAAACCTGGGCGCTCAAGCGGGTCGATCACGCTTTCACCATCTGCGAAGGGCTGCGCGCGGACATCGTCGCACGTGGCATTCCGTCCGCCAAGATCACGGTGATCCCCAATGCGGTCGATATTGAGGGCTTCCAGCTGTCCGGCGATCCGGACGTCGAGCTGCGCCGCCAACTCGGTCTGGAAGGCTGCACTACCATCGGCTTCGTTGGCTCCTTCTATGCCTACGAAGGTCTAGACCTCTTGCTCGACGCATTCCCTGCGCTGCTGCAGAAGCGTCCCGACCTGCGCCTGCTGCTGGTCGGCGGTGGTCCGCAGGAGGTCAACCTCAAGGCGCAGGCGCAGCAATTGGGCATTGCCGACAAGATCGTCTTCACCGGGCGCGTGCCACACAGCGAGGTCAGCCGCTACTACGACCAGATCGACCTGCTGGCCTACCCGCGCCACTCGATGCGCCTGACCGAGCTCGTCACGCCGCTCAAACCGCTTGAGGCCATGGCGCAGGGGCGGCTCTTCGTCGCCTCCGACGTCGGCGGGCACAAGGAACTGATTCGCGATGGCGAAACGGGCAAGCTGTTCCGTGCCGGCGATCCGGATGCGCTCGCCGGCGCCGTCGGCGACATGCTCGATCATCGCGAGCAGTGGCCGGCGATGCGGGCGGCCGGGCGCGAGTTCGTCGAGAAGGTGCGCAACTGGAAGAACAGTGTGGCCAACTATGTCAGCGTCTATAGTCGGTTGGCGGGCAAGGATTCCATCGTCGATGCCTGA
- a CDS encoding type II toxin-antitoxin system PemK/MazF family toxin codes for MRGDLITVALQGDYGKPRPAVVVQSDLFDEHPSVTLLPLTSDLRDTPLFRITIEPSPENGLRQRSQIMVDKIQTVTKEKIGPSLGRLSDEAQIAVNRSLMLFLGLA; via the coding sequence ATGCGTGGCGATCTGATTACCGTCGCCTTGCAGGGCGACTATGGCAAACCCCGTCCAGCCGTGGTCGTTCAGTCAGACTTGTTCGACGAGCACCCGTCGGTCACGCTCCTGCCGCTGACCAGTGATTTACGCGACACACCGCTGTTTCGCATCACCATCGAGCCATCACCAGAGAATGGCCTGCGTCAGCGATCACAGATCATGGTTGACAAGATTCAGACTGTGACCAAGGAGAAGATCGGTCCCAGCCTGGGCCGGTTGTCTGATGAAGCACAGATTGCTGTCAATCGGTCCTTGATGTTGTTCCTAGGGCTGGCTTGA
- a CDS encoding antitoxin MazE family protein: MRPVQIWVPDTRKPGFAEECRRQSSLLKGDPQEQEVLDWLERVADTDGWV, translated from the coding sequence TTGCGCCCGGTCCAGATCTGGGTGCCAGACACGCGCAAGCCGGGTTTTGCCGAGGAGTGCCGCAGGCAGTCCAGTTTGCTGAAGGGCGATCCGCAGGAGCAGGAAGTGCTCGACTGGCTCGAGCGGGTCGCTGACACGGACGGCTGGGTGTGA
- a CDS encoding XrtA/PEP-CTERM system amidotransferase produces the protein MCGIAGLFDTRGKRNFDRALMQRMNDVQHHRGPDEGGYHFEPGVALAHRRLSIIDLATGQQPLFNEDGSVAVVFNGEIYNFQELVPELEALGHVFHTRSDTEVIVHAWEAWGEDCVQRFRGMFAFALHDRNRDTFFMARDRLAVKPMFYALLPDGTLAFGSELKVLMQHPDLDRRIDPQAVEEYFALGYVAEPRTIFLGARKLGPGESLCIRRGQPIPEPRQYWDVRFTLDNNLSLAEATAELTERLRESVRLRMISEVPLGAFLSGGVDSSAVVATMAGLSDEPVNTCSIAFDDPKFNESEFAQRVADRYRTNHFVETVKSDDFDLIDTLAALYDEPFADSSAIPTYRVCQLARKHVTVSLSGDGGDESFGGYRRYRMHLMEEKMRSALPLGLRQPMFGLLGRVYPKADWAPRVFRAKTTFQAMARDATEAYFHSVSILRGDMRHKLFSADFRNKLGGYDALDVFRRHAANADTDDPLALIQYLDLKTYLVGDINTKVDRASMAHSLEVREPLMDHKLVEWLATLPSGLKIQGNEGKYLFKKAMEPFLPDDVLYRPKMGFSVPLARWFRGPLKQRVRDAVLGETLAATGIFNRDYLQHLVDAHQSGARDYSAPLWTLLMFEAFVRNNGSTGADSIASGVACNGGAVYAA, from the coding sequence ATGTGCGGCATCGCCGGCCTCTTCGACACCCGCGGCAAGCGCAACTTCGACCGCGCGCTGATGCAGCGCATGAACGACGTCCAGCACCACCGCGGTCCGGACGAAGGCGGCTACCACTTCGAGCCCGGTGTCGCGCTCGCGCACCGGCGGCTGTCCATCATCGACCTCGCCACCGGCCAGCAGCCACTGTTCAACGAGGACGGCTCGGTGGCGGTGGTGTTCAACGGCGAGATCTACAACTTCCAGGAACTCGTCCCCGAGCTCGAGGCCTTGGGCCACGTCTTCCACACCCGCAGCGACACCGAGGTCATCGTCCACGCCTGGGAAGCCTGGGGCGAGGATTGCGTGCAGCGCTTCCGCGGCATGTTCGCCTTCGCCCTGCACGACCGCAACCGCGACACCTTCTTCATGGCGCGCGACCGTCTCGCGGTCAAGCCCATGTTCTACGCGCTGTTGCCGGACGGCACGCTCGCCTTCGGTTCAGAGCTCAAGGTGCTGATGCAGCATCCGGACCTCGATCGCCGCATTGACCCGCAGGCGGTGGAGGAGTACTTCGCGCTCGGCTACGTTGCCGAACCACGCACCATCTTCCTCGGCGCCAGAAAGCTCGGGCCGGGCGAATCGCTCTGCATCCGCCGCGGTCAGCCCATCCCCGAGCCCCGGCAGTATTGGGACGTGCGCTTCACGCTCGACAACAATCTCTCCCTTGCGGAGGCCACCGCCGAGCTCACCGAGCGTCTGCGCGAGTCCGTGCGCCTGCGCATGATCTCCGAGGTTCCGCTGGGCGCCTTTCTGTCGGGCGGGGTAGACTCCAGCGCGGTCGTCGCCACCATGGCGGGGTTGTCGGACGAACCGGTCAACACCTGCTCCATCGCCTTCGACGACCCCAAGTTCAACGAGTCCGAGTTCGCGCAGAGGGTCGCGGACCGCTACCGCACGAATCACTTCGTCGAGACGGTCAAGTCCGACGACTTCGACCTCATCGACACCCTGGCCGCGCTCTACGACGAGCCCTTCGCCGACAGCTCCGCCATCCCCACCTACCGGGTGTGTCAGCTCGCGCGCAAGCACGTCACCGTCTCGCTGTCGGGCGATGGCGGCGATGAGAGCTTCGGCGGCTACCGCCGCTATCGCATGCACCTGATGGAAGAGAAGATGCGCTCGGCCCTGCCGCTGGGGCTGCGGCAGCCTATGTTCGGACTGCTGGGCCGCGTCTATCCCAAGGCCGACTGGGCGCCGCGTGTCTTCCGCGCCAAGACCACCTTCCAGGCCATGGCGCGTGACGCCACCGAGGCCTACTTCCACAGCGTTTCCATTTTGCGTGGCGACATGCGGCACAAGCTGTTCAGTGCCGACTTCCGCAACAAGCTCGGCGGCTACGACGCGCTCGACGTCTTCCGTCGTCATGCGGCGAATGCCGACACCGACGATCCGCTGGCGCTGATCCAGTACCTCGACCTCAAGACCTACCTGGTCGGCGACATCAACACCAAGGTCGACCGCGCCAGCATGGCGCATTCGCTGGAAGTGCGCGAACCGCTGATGGACCACAAGCTGGTCGAATGGCTCGCCACGCTGCCCTCGGGCCTCAAGATCCAGGGCAACGAAGGCAAGTACCTGTTCAAGAAGGCGATGGAGCCCTTCCTGCCCGACGATGTGCTCTACCGGCCGAAGATGGGTTTTTCGGTGCCTCTGGCGCGCTGGTTCCGTGGTCCGCTTAAGCAGCGCGTGCGTGACGCAGTGCTGGGCGAGACGTTGGCGGCGACCGGTATATTCAACCGTGATTACCTGCAGCATCTGGTCGACGCCCATCAGTCCGGCGCGCGTGACTACAGCGCGCCGCTGTGGACCTTGTTGATGTTCGAGGCGTTCGTGCGGAACAACGGATCAACGGGGGCAGACTCGATTGCTTCTGGCGTTGCATGTAACGGTGGTGCGGTCTATGCTGCGTAG